One stretch of Arachis hypogaea cultivar Tifrunner chromosome 20, arahy.Tifrunner.gnm2.J5K5, whole genome shotgun sequence DNA includes these proteins:
- the LOC112783594 gene encoding probable inactive shikimate kinase like 1, chloroplastic isoform X1 encodes MEKASSSLVTHMNTTLSLPLHSHLLSAVSFHQTFSHHAHKSCLPLRASPPSLYYSTRGPPSLNCANPDATGSKVGAVDSSLAVKKQAADVSPELKGTSIFLVGMQNSLKTSLGKMLADMLRYYYFDSDSLVEEAVGGAPAAKSFREKDEMALHESETEVLKQLSSMGRLVVCAGNGAVQSSTNLALLRHGISLWIDVPLDIMARDVCEASSSGSYPEVTDQLAALYNKYRDGYATADAIISVQKVASRLGCDNFDDITIEEMTLEALREIQKLTRVKKMLEEAARPF; translated from the exons ATGGAGAAGGCTAGCAGCAGTCTTGTTACTCACATGAACACCACACTCTCTTTGCCACTTCATTCTCACCTTTTATCAGCAGTTTCTTTTCACCAAACCTTCTCACATCACGCCCACAAAAGCTGCCTCCCACTTCGAGCTTCGCCTCCTTCTCTTTATTATTCCACACGCGGCCCACCTTCCCTCAACTGCGCAAATCCCGATG CTACAGGGAGTAAGGTGGGTGCTGTGGATTCATCTCTTGCAGTGAAG AAACAAGCAGCAGATGTATCCCCCGAGCTAAAAGGGACTTCTATTTTTCTGGTTG GCATGCAAAATTCCCTGAAAACCAGTTTAGGAAAGATGCTAGCTGATATGTTGCGATATTATTATTTTGACAG TGATAGTTTGGTTGAAGAAGCTGTTGGTGGTGCACCTGCTGCAAAATCCTTTAGAGAGAAAGATGAAATGGCCTTACATGAATCTGAG ACTGAAGTGTTGAAGCAATTGTCATCTATGGGCCGACTAGTAGTTTGTGCTGGCAACGGTGCAGTTCAAAGTTCAACTAATCT GGCACTTCTGAGACACGGGATTTCCTTGTGGATAGATGTTCCGCTAGACATCATGGCTAGGGATGTATGTGAAGCATCATCATCAGGATCTTACCCTGAG GTAACAGATCAACTAGCTGCACTATACAACAAATACAGGGATGGATATGCTACAGCTGATGCAATTATTTCAGTTCAAA AAGTTGCTTCTAGGTTGGGGTGTGATAATTTTGATGACATTACAATCGAAGAGATGACATTAGAG GCGCTAAGGGAGATCCAGAAGTTGACTAGAGTGAAGAAGATGCTGGAAGAGGCTGCAAGACCGTTCTAA
- the LOC112783594 gene encoding probable inactive shikimate kinase like 1, chloroplastic isoform X2, producing MEKASSSLVTHMNTTLSLPLHSHLLSAVSFHQTFSHHAHKSCLPLRASPPSLYYSTRGPPSLNCANPDGSKVGAVDSSLAVKKQAADVSPELKGTSIFLVGMQNSLKTSLGKMLADMLRYYYFDSDSLVEEAVGGAPAAKSFREKDEMALHESETEVLKQLSSMGRLVVCAGNGAVQSSTNLALLRHGISLWIDVPLDIMARDVCEASSSGSYPEVTDQLAALYNKYRDGYATADAIISVQKVASRLGCDNFDDITIEEMTLEALREIQKLTRVKKMLEEAARPF from the exons ATGGAGAAGGCTAGCAGCAGTCTTGTTACTCACATGAACACCACACTCTCTTTGCCACTTCATTCTCACCTTTTATCAGCAGTTTCTTTTCACCAAACCTTCTCACATCACGCCCACAAAAGCTGCCTCCCACTTCGAGCTTCGCCTCCTTCTCTTTATTATTCCACACGCGGCCCACCTTCCCTCAACTGCGCAAATCCCGATG GGAGTAAGGTGGGTGCTGTGGATTCATCTCTTGCAGTGAAG AAACAAGCAGCAGATGTATCCCCCGAGCTAAAAGGGACTTCTATTTTTCTGGTTG GCATGCAAAATTCCCTGAAAACCAGTTTAGGAAAGATGCTAGCTGATATGTTGCGATATTATTATTTTGACAG TGATAGTTTGGTTGAAGAAGCTGTTGGTGGTGCACCTGCTGCAAAATCCTTTAGAGAGAAAGATGAAATGGCCTTACATGAATCTGAG ACTGAAGTGTTGAAGCAATTGTCATCTATGGGCCGACTAGTAGTTTGTGCTGGCAACGGTGCAGTTCAAAGTTCAACTAATCT GGCACTTCTGAGACACGGGATTTCCTTGTGGATAGATGTTCCGCTAGACATCATGGCTAGGGATGTATGTGAAGCATCATCATCAGGATCTTACCCTGAG GTAACAGATCAACTAGCTGCACTATACAACAAATACAGGGATGGATATGCTACAGCTGATGCAATTATTTCAGTTCAAA AAGTTGCTTCTAGGTTGGGGTGTGATAATTTTGATGACATTACAATCGAAGAGATGACATTAGAG GCGCTAAGGGAGATCCAGAAGTTGACTAGAGTGAAGAAGATGCTGGAAGAGGCTGCAAGACCGTTCTAA